One genomic segment of Alphaproteobacteria bacterium HT1-32 includes these proteins:
- a CDS encoding Rieske 2Fe-2S domain-containing protein has product MSGEVVLDQEWFAVCDIAEIPEDMGFRLETGADSAVAAFRVDTTFHVVDDRCSHGAASLADGFIEGAEIECPYHGGKFDLRTGEPTAFPCTKAIRVYETKVEEGRLYARPATMNEGSE; this is encoded by the coding sequence ATGTCGGGAGAAGTTGTTTTGGATCAGGAATGGTTTGCCGTCTGCGATATTGCAGAAATACCTGAAGATATGGGCTTTCGGCTGGAAACCGGTGCGGATTCAGCCGTGGCCGCGTTCCGGGTGGATACGACATTCCATGTCGTTGATGACCGTTGTTCCCATGGTGCCGCTTCGCTGGCTGACGGATTTATCGAGGGGGCCGAGATTGAATGTCCCTATCACGGTGGCAAGTTTGATTTGCGGACTGGTGAGCCAACAGCTTTTCCCTGTACCAAAGCGATCAGGGTTTATGAGACGAAAGTTGAGGAGGGCCGTCTTTATGCCCGCCCCGCAACCATGAATGAAGGATCAGAATGA
- a CDS encoding phenoxybenzoate dioxygenase produces the protein MFWICLPVWKTEQLKRERQSSDGPGISAEYGEPGMSVSSDITIVGGGQAAARAFAAVRSLAPELPVTLFSEESHLPYERPPLSKECLREGGLSEPQLVIPDSDYRHPATDLRLGSRVIKIDRKKHRIETATGDSHSYGKLLIATGARARTLPDVSGGENILYLRNFEDALALADRLKFCRNLVIIGGGAIGTEIAAVAAERSITVTVIEAGSRLLARAVCQMTSDLLRDCHLSRGVRVRFNSAVKAVSDGSVSLNDGTEIAADLVVAAIGVVPNAELAEQSGLEVSNGVLTDNDCRTSDPDIYAAGDVANYYEPYLGRQFRSESWAEANMQGMRAAQAMLGLEVTKPVVPSFWTDQFGISFQMCGNVTSDDIEMRGNLASHQGAIVHLDGNRVVGATCLNNPREFRLLNRMIRDAAVLDRTAIRNQSQPLTESVIDAAA, from the coding sequence ATGTTCTGGATCTGTCTGCCCGTCTGGAAGACGGAACAGCTGAAGCGCGAACGGCAATCCTCAGATGGTCCCGGGATAAGCGCTGAATACGGAGAGCCGGGCATGTCTGTTTCATCTGATATTACAATTGTCGGGGGCGGCCAGGCTGCGGCACGGGCATTTGCTGCTGTGCGGAGTCTGGCTCCGGAATTACCGGTGACGCTTTTCTCGGAAGAGAGCCACCTCCCCTATGAGCGCCCGCCGCTTTCTAAAGAGTGTCTGCGGGAAGGCGGGCTCTCGGAGCCTCAGCTGGTGATACCGGACAGTGATTATCGGCATCCGGCGACTGATCTTCGACTGGGAAGCAGAGTTATCAAAATTGACCGGAAGAAACATCGGATTGAGACGGCAACCGGCGACTCCCACAGCTATGGCAAACTGCTGATTGCGACAGGTGCGCGAGCCCGGACCTTGCCTGATGTCAGTGGTGGCGAAAACATCCTGTATCTTCGTAACTTTGAAGATGCGCTGGCGCTGGCAGACCGGCTGAAGTTCTGTCGAAATCTTGTCATCATCGGTGGTGGTGCCATTGGCACGGAGATCGCGGCAGTTGCTGCCGAGCGGAGTATCACAGTGACGGTGATCGAAGCGGGAAGTCGCCTGTTGGCACGGGCAGTCTGCCAAATGACGAGTGATCTGCTGCGTGATTGCCACCTGTCCCGGGGTGTTCGGGTGCGATTCAACTCTGCCGTCAAGGCGGTCTCTGACGGCTCAGTTAGTCTGAATGACGGAACTGAGATTGCTGCTGACCTTGTCGTTGCCGCTATTGGTGTTGTGCCAAATGCAGAGCTGGCCGAACAGTCCGGCCTTGAGGTTTCAAATGGCGTCCTGACAGATAATGACTGCCGGACATCGGACCCCGATATTTATGCTGCGGGTGATGTTGCCAATTATTATGAGCCATATCTGGGGCGACAGTTTCGATCAGAATCCTGGGCGGAAGCCAACATGCAGGGCATGCGTGCAGCGCAGGCCATGCTCGGTCTTGAGGTTACGAAACCGGTTGTTCCATCGTTCTGGACGGACCAGTTCGGCATTAGTTTTCAGATGTGTGGCAATGTAACATCAGATGATATCGAGATGCGGGGAAATCTCGCCTCGCATCAGGGGGCAATTGTACATCTTGATGGTAACCGGGTTGTGGGTGCCACCTGTCTGAATAATCCCCGCGAGTTCCGTCTTTTAAACCGGATGATACGGGATGCGGCCGTGCTGGACCGGACAGCGATCAGAAATCAGTCGCAGCCTTTGACAGAGAGCGTGATTGATGCCGCAGCCTGA
- a CDS encoding alpha/beta fold hydrolase → MSVNSTSDTPEIGKSIEVGDLKINYHDLGEGEAVLLIHGSGPGVTGWANWRGVIPGLAKEFRVIAPDMAGFGYTSTASDVSCSTAYWAEQLLLLVDALDVPTFSIVGNSFGGSIALEFVRRYPDRCNKVVLMGAVGVSFPLTDGLDAVWGYEPSHDAMRHLLRVFVANKDMISDDLVEMRYRASVRPGVQERFSALFPAPRQRWIEALAQDPEVLRQIRHQVLLIHGYEDEVIPFAASERLVSLLPNARLERIDRCGHWVQIEQAEQFNKILGEFLSAP, encoded by the coding sequence ATGTCCGTAAATTCAACGTCAGATACACCAGAGATTGGCAAGTCGATCGAGGTCGGTGACCTGAAGATAAATTATCACGATCTTGGTGAGGGTGAGGCTGTGCTTCTCATTCACGGGTCAGGCCCGGGTGTGACGGGTTGGGCAAACTGGCGAGGTGTGATCCCGGGGCTGGCAAAGGAATTCCGGGTTATCGCCCCGGATATGGCTGGCTTTGGATATACATCAACGGCCAGTGATGTTTCCTGTTCAACGGCTTACTGGGCAGAGCAGTTGTTGCTGCTGGTTGATGCTTTGGATGTCCCGACATTCAGTATCGTCGGCAATTCATTCGGCGGATCCATTGCCCTGGAGTTCGTGCGTCGTTATCCGGACCGATGCAACAAGGTTGTGCTCATGGGGGCCGTTGGTGTCAGCTTTCCGCTGACCGACGGGCTTGACGCGGTATGGGGGTATGAGCCGTCCCATGATGCGATGCGCCATCTGTTGCGGGTGTTTGTCGCCAACAAGGACATGATTTCAGATGATCTCGTTGAAATGCGCTATCGGGCCAGTGTCCGGCCGGGGGTGCAGGAACGGTTCTCTGCTTTGTTCCCGGCGCCGAGACAGCGATGGATTGAGGCGCTGGCTCAGGACCCTGAAGTTCTGCGACAGATCAGACACCAGGTTCTGCTCATTCATGGCTATGAAGACGAAGTGATTCCGTTCGCAGCCTCCGAGCGTCTGGTCAGCCTTTTGCCGAATGCGAGGCTGGAGCGAATTGATCGTTGCGGCCACTGGGTACAAATCGAACAGGCTGAGCAGTTCAACAAAATTCTGGGGGAGTTTCTGTCTGCGCCCTGA
- a CDS encoding 2-keto-4-pentenoate hydratase produces the protein MGDISGAADALFEARRALKPTGPVRDAYAISSPADAYDVQEENTRRYIADGRVLAGRKIGLTSVAVQQQLGVDEPDFGMLWEDGGFQPGAEIPISAFMQPKVEVEIAFRMGRDINDPDITVQGLSGAVDSVFAAVEIVDSAVANWDIRLVDTIADNASGGGYVLGSDPHSLGEFDLRLCGMTLSRSGEDVSLGVGAACLGTPLNAVQWLARKMISVGRPLKAGDLVLSGALGPMVAVEAGDRFDVCIAGFSPFSIFFSR, from the coding sequence ATGGGCGATATTTCTGGTGCGGCTGATGCCTTGTTTGAAGCGCGACGGGCGCTCAAACCTACCGGGCCTGTAAGGGATGCGTATGCGATCAGTTCGCCCGCAGATGCCTATGATGTTCAGGAAGAAAATACGCGGAGGTATATTGCGGATGGCCGTGTTCTGGCTGGCAGGAAAATTGGTCTGACTTCTGTCGCGGTGCAGCAACAGCTCGGCGTCGACGAGCCGGATTTTGGCATGCTCTGGGAAGACGGTGGTTTTCAGCCGGGTGCCGAAATTCCGATTTCTGCTTTCATGCAGCCGAAAGTAGAAGTGGAAATCGCTTTCCGTATGGGGCGTGACATAAATGACCCGGATATTACGGTTCAGGGTCTGTCTGGCGCTGTCGATTCTGTGTTTGCCGCTGTGGAAATTGTCGATAGTGCGGTCGCAAACTGGGATATCCGGCTGGTTGATACAATCGCCGATAATGCCTCTGGCGGCGGTTATGTGCTTGGTAGTGATCCTCATTCTCTTGGTGAGTTTGATCTGCGTTTGTGTGGCATGACGCTCTCGCGGAGTGGGGAAGATGTTTCTCTGGGTGTTGGGGCCGCCTGTCTGGGGACGCCGCTGAACGCAGTCCAGTGGCTGGCGCGCAAGATGATATCGGTCGGAAGGCCGCTGAAGGCAGGTGACCTTGTCCTGTCGGGCGCACTTGGCCCGATGGTCGCTGTTGAAGCGGGCGATCGCTTTGACGTTTGTATCGCCGGTTTTTCACCGTTTTCGATATTCTTCAGCCGCTAG
- a CDS encoding biphenyl 2,3-dioxygenase, translating to MNLHALGYIGVGSKRLADWKEFGSRIVGLQCAEETGSLIGFRMDDRKRRIIVDQETAGGSCFFGWEVAGPTEMEAMAAHLEQSGVSVTREPDYISESRCVSQVLSFSDPAGNRLEVFHGAQTDDNGFTPGRTISGFRTGALGLGHAVLTVERIDDILPFYRDVLGFGLSDYMLAPFKAFFLHINPRHHSLALIETGKNGVHHVMMEHYSLDDVGQAYDLAIAKDCVNVTLGRHSNDYMTSFYARTPSPFMIECGWGGREIDPHNWTAKQYHEGPSLWGHERTWLPPEVRAQAQEMRIEAAANGIRHPVQVIKGNYDVMSGECPEAAE from the coding sequence ATGAATTTGCATGCCCTCGGCTATATTGGCGTCGGATCAAAGCGTCTGGCGGACTGGAAAGAATTCGGCTCCAGAATCGTCGGCCTGCAATGTGCTGAGGAAACCGGCTCTCTCATTGGCTTCAGAATGGATGACCGAAAGCGACGGATCATCGTTGACCAGGAGACCGCCGGTGGATCATGTTTTTTCGGCTGGGAGGTTGCCGGCCCCACCGAAATGGAAGCTATGGCAGCCCATCTGGAGCAGTCAGGCGTTAGCGTTACCAGAGAACCGGATTATATTTCGGAGTCCCGGTGCGTGAGCCAGGTACTGTCCTTTTCAGACCCCGCAGGCAACCGGCTTGAGGTCTTCCACGGAGCACAGACCGATGACAATGGCTTCACACCCGGTCGTACCATCTCGGGATTCCGGACTGGCGCGCTCGGACTTGGTCATGCTGTTCTGACCGTCGAGAGAATCGACGACATCTTACCTTTTTACCGGGATGTTCTCGGTTTCGGGCTGAGCGACTACATGCTCGCCCCCTTCAAAGCCTTTTTCCTTCACATCAATCCAAGACATCACAGCCTGGCCCTTATCGAGACCGGAAAGAACGGTGTTCATCATGTCATGATGGAGCATTATTCTCTTGATGATGTCGGACAGGCCTATGACCTCGCAATCGCCAAGGACTGCGTGAATGTAACACTGGGCCGTCATTCGAACGACTACATGACCTCCTTTTACGCCAGAACCCCCTCTCCCTTCATGATTGAATGCGGCTGGGGCGGACGTGAAATCGATCCCCACAACTGGACCGCCAAACAATATCATGAAGGCCCCAGCCTATGGGGACACGAGCGCACATGGCTACCACCGGAAGTTCGGGCACAGGCACAGGAAATGCGCATTGAGGCAGCCGCCAATGGCATTCGCCATCCCGTTCAGGTTATCAAGGGAAACTATGACGTAATGTCAGGTGAATGCCCGGAGGCAGCAGAATGA
- a CDS encoding helix-turn-helix domain-containing protein encodes MSSLTRMLAILDEFTVSSSVLSAEDIMSRLSYSRGTAYRYLRELTAAGLLTSVGGAYALGPRIIELDFSIRSSDPYIKIVQPIMRSLSDRLDCDILMSSYYQGRVIVRHHERGNEEFTMSYGRGRRMPLFLGAPSKIILASLPKSKLQKLFEDNIEQLFGSEFSDDWDEFYKQIKRIRRQGFALSRGELDEGNVGVSAPLKTDPPSSLTFVFSRTRFEIADEKRVGEIILSASEQANSLIAQMESGADNPVQWLDTSKRAG; translated from the coding sequence ATGTCCAGTTTGACCAGAATGTTAGCCATTCTCGATGAATTTACGGTCAGTTCATCGGTGCTCAGTGCCGAAGACATAATGTCCCGGCTGTCCTACAGCCGTGGCACGGCCTACCGCTATCTCCGCGAACTGACGGCGGCGGGTCTTCTGACAAGCGTCGGCGGAGCCTATGCACTGGGACCACGGATCATTGAGCTGGATTTTTCAATTCGCAGCAGTGACCCCTATATCAAGATTGTTCAGCCAATCATGCGCAGCCTGAGTGACAGGCTGGACTGCGATATCCTGATGTCGAGCTACTATCAGGGTCGCGTCATTGTTCGCCACCATGAACGGGGCAACGAAGAATTCACAATGAGTTACGGTCGTGGCCGTCGAATGCCATTGTTCCTTGGGGCACCCTCCAAGATCATCCTGGCATCTCTGCCAAAATCAAAACTCCAGAAACTATTTGAAGATAATATCGAACAGCTTTTCGGGTCAGAATTCAGTGATGACTGGGATGAATTCTATAAGCAGATCAAACGCATCAGACGGCAGGGCTTTGCTCTGTCCAGAGGCGAGCTTGACGAAGGAAATGTCGGCGTCTCCGCGCCCCTGAAGACAGATCCCCCCAGCAGCCTCACTTTCGTTTTTTCCCGAACCCGGTTCGAAATTGCGGATGAAAAGCGGGTTGGGGAAATCATCCTGAGCGCAAGCGAACAGGCAAACAGCCTCATCGCCCAGATGGAGAGCGGCGCTGACAACCCTGTCCAGTGGCTCGATACCAGCAAGCGGGCGGGCTGA
- a CDS encoding TRAP transporter small permease subunit produces the protein MHTMSQQPDKPGGPLNTISRWLVAVSGVALVAMMLHIVADISLKYLFRHPIPGTTEIVSAIYMVSIVFLPLMAVTLIDSHISVEFFTKFLKPSTARRLNAVVLLITFIIVSVFFFAAFDQALRKTASGESWETADGYIAIWYSRWLVPVGIGFCAIAFGRNLLRAIAALRKEQP, from the coding sequence ATGCATACAATGAGCCAGCAACCCGACAAGCCCGGAGGGCCGCTCAATACCATATCCCGATGGCTCGTTGCAGTTTCCGGTGTCGCGCTGGTTGCGATGATGCTCCATATCGTTGCAGACATTTCCCTTAAATATCTGTTCAGGCATCCGATCCCCGGTACAACCGAGATTGTTTCTGCGATCTATATGGTCTCAATCGTTTTTCTGCCGCTGATGGCAGTGACACTGATCGACAGTCACATCAGTGTCGAGTTTTTCACAAAGTTCCTGAAGCCATCTACCGCCCGCAGGCTGAACGCTGTCGTTCTTCTGATCACCTTCATCATCGTCAGCGTCTTTTTCTTTGCTGCCTTTGATCAGGCCTTAAGGAAAACGGCATCCGGAGAATCCTGGGAAACCGCAGATGGCTATATCGCAATCTGGTACAGCCGCTGGCTTGTGCCAGTCGGGATCGGGTTCTGCGCAATTGCATTTGGAAGAAACCTGCTGCGCGCCATCGCAGCACTCAGAAAAGAACAGCCATAA
- a CDS encoding TRAP transporter large permease subunit: MSSLTVGFVGIAAALILIAVRFPIGIALGATSLIGIAMIRGPVAGYAMLRDEPFTTAAHFSLSAIPMFILMGAFANFGGLSAGLFRAARSWLSFLPGSLAIASNMACAGFSAASGSSLATTAAIGRIAIPEMLAAGYNKGLASGSVAAGGTLGVMIPPSLVFIIYGIFAEVSISDLFIAGIIPGLLTLIVYCLMIGLRCHFNPALAPRSDLSESWGDRWRSLGQVWPIICLVIAVIGAIYAGIATPTEAGALGAFCAIVISALNGRLSRSMFSDSLHETVTTTARVFFIVIGAVLFSRFMAQAGVAPYLAQLIVDNDPSPWTIIFMAAALFLLLGMFLDTLGLLLLTLPLLIPMFEAANLDLIWLGVLTVKFVEIGMITPPVGLNVYVLKSIVGEKIRLETIFSGAAWFILCEVFICAALIAFPSLSLFLVNTMHN; the protein is encoded by the coding sequence GTGTCCAGTTTAACTGTCGGATTTGTCGGCATTGCCGCCGCACTCATTCTCATCGCGGTCCGATTCCCCATCGGTATTGCACTGGGTGCGACGTCATTGATTGGCATTGCAATGATACGCGGCCCAGTTGCTGGCTACGCCATGCTGCGGGACGAACCGTTCACAACCGCGGCACATTTCTCATTATCTGCCATTCCCATGTTCATCCTGATGGGTGCCTTCGCAAATTTCGGGGGGTTGAGCGCCGGACTGTTTCGCGCGGCCCGTTCATGGTTGTCTTTTCTGCCCGGCAGCCTGGCCATCGCCAGCAACATGGCCTGCGCAGGATTCTCAGCGGCTTCCGGATCATCGCTGGCGACCACAGCCGCAATTGGCAGGATCGCCATTCCGGAAATGCTCGCTGCCGGATATAACAAGGGCCTCGCCTCAGGCAGTGTCGCCGCCGGGGGCACCCTCGGCGTCATGATACCACCAAGCCTCGTCTTCATCATTTACGGCATTTTTGCCGAAGTCTCGATCAGCGACCTGTTCATTGCCGGTATCATTCCCGGCTTACTGACCCTTATCGTCTATTGCCTGATGATCGGACTGCGCTGCCATTTCAATCCAGCACTCGCGCCCCGATCCGACCTGTCCGAAAGCTGGGGAGACCGATGGCGTTCGCTCGGTCAGGTCTGGCCTATTATCTGTCTCGTGATAGCTGTAATCGGCGCGATCTATGCCGGCATAGCTACACCAACAGAAGCTGGCGCCCTCGGCGCCTTCTGCGCAATTGTAATTTCAGCCCTGAATGGCCGCCTCTCTCGCAGCATGTTTTCCGACAGCCTGCATGAAACCGTAACCACCACGGCGCGGGTTTTCTTCATCGTCATCGGGGCTGTCCTGTTCAGCCGGTTCATGGCGCAGGCCGGTGTCGCACCCTACCTGGCGCAGTTGATTGTCGATAACGACCCAAGCCCCTGGACAATCATTTTCATGGCAGCCGCCCTGTTTCTGCTGCTTGGCATGTTCCTCGATACACTGGGGCTCCTGCTGCTCACGCTGCCTTTGCTGATTCCAATGTTTGAGGCCGCCAATCTCGACCTGATCTGGCTAGGCGTTCTTACCGTCAAATTCGTCGAAATCGGCATGATCACGCCACCGGTCGGCCTGAACGTCTATGTACTCAAAAGTATTGTCGGCGAGAAAATACGACTGGAGACAATATTCTCCGGGGCAGCATGGTTCATCCTCTGCGAAGTATTTATCTGCGCAGCACTGATCGCGTTTCCATCACTTTCTCTTTTCCTCGTCAACACTATGCACAACTGA